The Deinococcus aerophilus genome window below encodes:
- a CDS encoding SDR family oxidoreductase yields the protein MTHHDDPRTPEPAIPPQHQDNPGTEAGLEPAADHGETSYHGSGKLKGKVALITGADSGIGKAVAIAFAREGADVVISYLSEDRDAEDTARLVREAGRQALTIAGDIGDPAHCQKLVERTVAEFGALDVLVNNVAYQNSFKDLGDVTPQELERHYRTNVFAIFYLCQSALPHLKPGASIINTSSVQAYQPSPNILAYASTKGAVVTMTKGLAKMLAEHGIRVNSVAPGPIWTPLVVQGDADSAPEFGQNTPLGRPGQPAELAATYVLLASGDSAYTTGAIYAITGGELTA from the coding sequence ATGACGCACCATGACGATCCGCGCACGCCCGAACCGGCCATTCCCCCGCAGCACCAAGACAACCCCGGCACCGAGGCCGGACTGGAACCTGCCGCCGACCACGGCGAGACGTCTTACCACGGCAGCGGCAAGCTGAAGGGCAAGGTGGCCCTGATCACCGGGGCCGACAGCGGCATCGGCAAGGCGGTGGCCATTGCCTTTGCCCGCGAGGGAGCCGACGTGGTGATCTCCTACCTCAGCGAGGACCGTGACGCCGAGGATACCGCGCGGCTGGTGCGCGAGGCCGGGCGGCAGGCCCTGACCATCGCCGGAGACATCGGTGATCCGGCGCACTGCCAGAAGCTGGTGGAGCGCACGGTGGCCGAATTTGGAGCGCTGGACGTGCTCGTCAACAACGTGGCGTACCAGAACTCTTTCAAGGACCTGGGAGACGTCACGCCGCAGGAACTGGAACGGCATTACCGCACCAATGTCTTTGCCATCTTCTACCTGTGCCAGTCGGCGTTGCCCCACCTGAAGCCGGGAGCGAGCATCATCAACACGTCGTCGGTGCAGGCGTACCAGCCCTCGCCGAACATCCTGGCCTACGCCTCCACCAAGGGCGCGGTTGTCACGATGACGAAGGGGCTGGCCAAGATGCTCGCCGAACACGGCATCCGCGTGAACTCGGTTGCGCCGGGACCGATCTGGACACCCCTGGTGGTGCAGGGAGACGCCGATTCTGCGCCCGAGTTCGGCCAGAACACGCCGCTGGGCCGCCCCGGACAGCCCGCCGAACTCGCCGCCACCTACGTGTTGCTGGCCTCGGGCGACAGCGCGTATACCACCGGAGCCATCTACGCCATCACCGGCGGCGAACTCACCGCGTAG
- a CDS encoding DUF1989 domain-containing protein, with translation MTEAVSQAETHRIPPQSGTAFRLRRGDVLVVTDPRGEQVADLMAYADSDSGEWLSSGRTFDYNETIYLTTGHILYSNRSRPMLTLLRDDVGRHDFLLTPCSTETFELLYPPGTAEGHPSCFGNLVQALAPYGIQPDQIPTTLNIFMNVLVGENGRVKIGPPISRAGQSLELRAEMDLVVGLTACSAEGSNNGTFKPIDYRIVPPQEV, from the coding sequence ATGACTGAAGCTGTTTCCCAGGCCGAGACCCACCGGATTCCCCCCCAGAGCGGCACCGCCTTTCGCCTGCGCCGGGGTGACGTGCTCGTCGTGACGGACCCACGCGGCGAGCAGGTGGCCGACCTGATGGCCTATGCGGACAGCGACAGCGGCGAGTGGCTGTCCTCCGGCCGGACCTTCGACTACAACGAAACCATCTACCTCACCACCGGGCACATCCTGTACTCCAACCGCAGCCGCCCGATGCTGACCCTGCTGCGCGACGACGTGGGCCGCCATGACTTTCTGCTCACGCCGTGTTCGACCGAGACCTTTGAACTGCTGTATCCACCCGGCACGGCCGAGGGACACCCCAGCTGTTTCGGCAACCTGGTGCAGGCCCTCGCGCCCTACGGCATCCAGCCCGACCAGATCCCTACCACCCTCAACATCTTTATGAACGTGCTGGTGGGCGAGAACGGCCGCGTGAAGATCGGTCCTCCGATCTCGCGGGCCGGTCAGTCGCTGGAACTGCGCGCCGAGATGGATCTGGTGGTGGGCCTGACCGCGTGCTCGGCGGAAGGCAGCAACAACGGCACCTTCAAACCGATCGACTACCGAATTGTTCCGCCGCAGGAGGTTTGA